In Mauremys reevesii isolate NIE-2019 linkage group 8, ASM1616193v1, whole genome shotgun sequence, a single genomic region encodes these proteins:
- the RGS16 gene encoding regulator of G-protein signaling 16, translated as MCRGLAALSTCLERAKQLKTRLGILLHKPELGHEAESFSTSEQGTKLRNSSEEALEWKKSFDHLLKSKNGVATFHAFLKTEFSEENLEFWLACEEFKKSRSKTKLSSKAHRIFKEFVQNEAPKEVNIDHETREITQKNLTAATTTCFDAAQAKTRTLMEKDSYPRFLKSTSYQDLTEQITSHSTSKRLHT; from the exons AGCCAAACAACTCAAAACTCGTTTAGGGATCCTGCTTCATAAACCAGAGTTGGGACATGAGGCTGAGAGCTTCAGCACGTCTGAGCAGGGCACCAAACTGAG AAACTCCTCAGAGGAAGCACTAGAATGGAAGAAGTCCTTTGATCACCTGCTGAAGAGTAAAA ATGGGGTGGCTACATTCCATGCCTTCCTGAAGACAGAGTTCAGTGAGGAGAACCTTGAGTTTTGGTTGGCTTGTGAGGAGTTCAAAAAGTCCCGGTCAAAAACTAAACTGTCATCCAAGGCCCACAGGATCTTTAAGGAGTTTGTTCAAAATGAAGCACCTAAAGAG GTGAATATTGACCATGAAACCAGAGAAATAACCCAGAAGAACCTGACAGCTGCTACTACTACTTGTTTCGATGCTGCACAGGCAAAAACCCGCACTTTGATGGAGAAGGATTCCTATCCCAGGTTCCTGAAATCTACCTCCTACCAGGACTTGACAGAGCAAATCACCAGCCATAGCACCAGCAAGCGGTTGCATACCTGA